A single region of the Maylandia zebra isolate NMK-2024a linkage group LG17, Mzebra_GT3a, whole genome shotgun sequence genome encodes:
- the rassf8b gene encoding ras association domain-containing protein 8b isoform X1, which translates to MKAMELKVWVDGVQRIVCGVTEFTTCQEVVIALAQAIGRTGRYTLIEKWRETERHLAPNENPVVSLNKWGQYASDVQLILQRTGPSVSERPTSEGLARVPERGLYRQSLPPLAKLRPSGTDRSLKRKEPKRKSLTFTGSTKGLREIFGKSRDTDVKQFQQRGVSLNLSRVGGGGIASVPGSPARELSRLVQLQRNKLQALESRLLGCEAELRDWEEATGEASDEGNLEEELLLLEQQVRRNDAEMEEEEFWQNELQIEQESEWQLRQQLAELQGRVRDCEAKLSEYLARIQSMEAGVEQERLQQEAELKQRVNEEEVQAQLEKVRAELEMQSQQTARLENSCRALERSLSQSGKRLQEKEQELEQLTKELRQVNLQQFIQQTGTKVTVLPAEPSEDISSETECGSLKRLGSSRLLPSDLRALQSAVSSTLNPEGIYV; encoded by the exons ATGAAGGCCATGGAGCTAAAAGTGTGGGTGGACGGAGTGCAGCGCATTGTGTGCGGGGTCACGGAGTTCACCACATGCCAGGAAGTGGTCATCGCTTTGGCACAAGCCATTG GACGGACGGGCAGATACACTTTGATCGAGAAATGGCGGGAGACAGAGCGCCACCTGGCTCCAAATGAAAACCCTGTAGTGTCCCTGAACAAGTGGGGCCAGTATGCCAGTGACGTGCAGCTCATCCTCCAGCGGACCGGCCCGTCTGTCAGCGAGCGGCCAACCTCTGAAGGGCTGGCTCGTGTCCCAGAACGAGGTCTATACCGCCAGAGCCTTCCACCTCTGGCCAAGCTCCGTCCATCGGGGACAGACAGGTCGCTCAAACGAAAGGAACCCAAACGCAAATCTTTGACCTTCACAGGAAGCACCAAGGGTCTGCGGGAAATATTTGGAAAAAGCAGAGATACTGATG TCAAACAGTTCCAGCAGCGCGGTGTGAGTTTAAACCTCAGCAGAGTTGGAGGAGGTGGAATAGCATCTGTACCTGGGAGTCCGGCCAGAGAGCTGAGCCGACTGGTGCAGCTGCAGAGAAACAAACTCCAGGCCCTGGAAAGCCGCCTGCTGGGCTGCGAGGCTGAGCTGCGAGACTGGGAGGAGGCCACAGGCGAGGCCAGCGAT GAAGGAAACCTGGAGGAAGAGCTGCTGCTTTTAGAGCAGCAGGTGAGGAGGAATGACGCcgagatggaggaggaggaattCTGGCAGAACGAGTTGCAGATAGAGCAGGAGAGCGAGTGGCAGCTGCGGCAACAGCTAGCCGAGCTGCAGGGCCGCGTACGCGACTGTGAAGCCAAGCTTTCGGAGTATCTAGCTCGCATACAG aGCATGGAGGCAGGTGTGGAGCAGGAGCGACTGCAGCAGGAGGCTGAGCTGAAACAAAGGGTCAATGAGGAAGAG GTACAAGCCCAGCTGGAGAAAGTGAGGGCAGAGTTGGAAATGCAGAGCCAACAAACAGCACGGCTGGAGAACAGCTGCAGGGCATTGGAACGCTCGCTCAGCCAGTCAGGCAAGAGATTACAG gAGAAAGAGCAGGAGCTGGAGCAGCTGACAAAAGAGCTTCGACAGGTCAACCTACAGCAGTTCATTCAGCAGACTGGTACCAAGGTCACTGTGCTGCCGGCTGAACCATCAGAAGACATCAGCAGCG AGACGGAGTGCGGTTCCCTGAAACGACTCGGCTCCTCCCGTCTCTTACCCAGTGACCTTCGTGCCCTTCAGAGCGCCGTCTCGTCCACCCTCAACCCTGAAGGCATCTACGTTTGA
- the rassf8b gene encoding ras association domain-containing protein 8b isoform X2, whose product MLMFSGVDIPGYSPQGRTGRYTLIEKWRETERHLAPNENPVVSLNKWGQYASDVQLILQRTGPSVSERPTSEGLARVPERGLYRQSLPPLAKLRPSGTDRSLKRKEPKRKSLTFTGSTKGLREIFGKSRDTDVKQFQQRGVSLNLSRVGGGGIASVPGSPARELSRLVQLQRNKLQALESRLLGCEAELRDWEEATGEASDEGNLEEELLLLEQQVRRNDAEMEEEEFWQNELQIEQESEWQLRQQLAELQGRVRDCEAKLSEYLARIQSMEAGVEQERLQQEAELKQRVNEEEVQAQLEKVRAELEMQSQQTARLENSCRALERSLSQSGKRLQEKEQELEQLTKELRQVNLQQFIQQTGTKVTVLPAEPSEDISSETECGSLKRLGSSRLLPSDLRALQSAVSSTLNPEGIYV is encoded by the exons ATGCTAATGTTCTCAGGAGTGGACATCCCAGGatattcaccccaag GACGGACGGGCAGATACACTTTGATCGAGAAATGGCGGGAGACAGAGCGCCACCTGGCTCCAAATGAAAACCCTGTAGTGTCCCTGAACAAGTGGGGCCAGTATGCCAGTGACGTGCAGCTCATCCTCCAGCGGACCGGCCCGTCTGTCAGCGAGCGGCCAACCTCTGAAGGGCTGGCTCGTGTCCCAGAACGAGGTCTATACCGCCAGAGCCTTCCACCTCTGGCCAAGCTCCGTCCATCGGGGACAGACAGGTCGCTCAAACGAAAGGAACCCAAACGCAAATCTTTGACCTTCACAGGAAGCACCAAGGGTCTGCGGGAAATATTTGGAAAAAGCAGAGATACTGATG TCAAACAGTTCCAGCAGCGCGGTGTGAGTTTAAACCTCAGCAGAGTTGGAGGAGGTGGAATAGCATCTGTACCTGGGAGTCCGGCCAGAGAGCTGAGCCGACTGGTGCAGCTGCAGAGAAACAAACTCCAGGCCCTGGAAAGCCGCCTGCTGGGCTGCGAGGCTGAGCTGCGAGACTGGGAGGAGGCCACAGGCGAGGCCAGCGAT GAAGGAAACCTGGAGGAAGAGCTGCTGCTTTTAGAGCAGCAGGTGAGGAGGAATGACGCcgagatggaggaggaggaattCTGGCAGAACGAGTTGCAGATAGAGCAGGAGAGCGAGTGGCAGCTGCGGCAACAGCTAGCCGAGCTGCAGGGCCGCGTACGCGACTGTGAAGCCAAGCTTTCGGAGTATCTAGCTCGCATACAG aGCATGGAGGCAGGTGTGGAGCAGGAGCGACTGCAGCAGGAGGCTGAGCTGAAACAAAGGGTCAATGAGGAAGAG GTACAAGCCCAGCTGGAGAAAGTGAGGGCAGAGTTGGAAATGCAGAGCCAACAAACAGCACGGCTGGAGAACAGCTGCAGGGCATTGGAACGCTCGCTCAGCCAGTCAGGCAAGAGATTACAG gAGAAAGAGCAGGAGCTGGAGCAGCTGACAAAAGAGCTTCGACAGGTCAACCTACAGCAGTTCATTCAGCAGACTGGTACCAAGGTCACTGTGCTGCCGGCTGAACCATCAGAAGACATCAGCAGCG AGACGGAGTGCGGTTCCCTGAAACGACTCGGCTCCTCCCGTCTCTTACCCAGTGACCTTCGTGCCCTTCAGAGCGCCGTCTCGTCCACCCTCAACCCTGAAGGCATCTACGTTTGA